A genomic stretch from Pochonia chlamydosporia 170 chromosome 4, whole genome shotgun sequence includes:
- a CDS encoding MHYT domain signaling protein (similar to Cordyceps militaris CM01 XP_006670899.1), with product MSTPSTQQLIEEYTGKVVPYSFNGGFVCLSYAISLVGTATTLELIRRRTSHRGMHNLLLLIGAAIAMGGIAIWSMHFIGNRAIYMLHGEEGLQIAYSTALTVMSLLVPILVLVLAFLGVSGNGRIQWWRIVLAGVLSGGAICGMHYLADASISNYTGSYRLSYLIGSVVIALLASTTALALFFVFENTWSNAWWKRLGCAMVLAGAVSGMHWCAAVGTSYTLKDTTSKGVSRQDAMIIVICLAIAAGIVMTGLAVYAGWVRRDYASKSQQVVLAAGVFDERGRIMVSQDGYLPSEVVTDTYLPKSNDDVFNTSHPLFHWMFRASRNWDTISKVMNKMASHIAFLAQERNTGRAGVRLIGEDGVLVDDYDTILRELFCVTADALAAKTKETLNGVGTLWDEIFVTGDSSKNPGSRRKGMSSDKLSLNSLAEKGFQLNGQEYGRGCLMFLVRKLDNKREVEKLEAAGYRFAEVHQVVSSIRSSMHIKTPDLEARLRIMSNRKDTTSMLTPGLHVGMFAVRACVDRRGFDVLAQKTAKNLLPSVPLPLTHIEPSHAGFLNSMRGMTLATILLKLEKHQHTSPQEKLFVTALRDAISKLRDFLGDEAFDEATLLPKEVQLPCAAAATGKSISKCTLIAFQLVLPIHSTVLSAQCEFTPLNFFKMRQLTYEGSSHHVEFSHMVHRDMSSAVHEISSRRFSTTPQVGSKYFSRAVDKVRDNIGHRRHGTASSLSPTKSQEQLSKVASHPSSIFNGDDGSFDDSRKLSSASYSTKNKEEGQGKQFHVFGGIMVSQEVSINVQETQNGDGDSNPPEQQGSELKTLRSRADTQNKIENYYTATATGENKLDGQGKQEESAFVDELLALSMQADKRATV from the exons ATGTCTACGCCGTCGACTCAGCAGCTCATTGAGGAGTATACGGGCAAGGTGGTGCCGTATTCCTTCAATGGAGGATTCGTCTGCTTGAGTTATGCCATCAGTTTGGTTGGTACGGCGACAACACTCGAGCTGATTagaagaagaacatcacACAGAGGAATGCACAACTT GTTATTATTGATTGGCGCCGCCATTGCAATGGGTGGAATTGCCATTTGGTCCATG CACTTCATCGGCAACAGAGCAATTTATATGCTTCACGGCGAGGAAGGCCTTCAAATCGCCTATTCTACCGCCCTCACCGTCATGTCCCTACTGGTCCCAATCCTTGTGCTCGTCCTCGCATTTCTCGGCGTCAGCGGCAACGGTCGAATTCAATGGTGGCGAATCGTTCTTGCAGGAGTACTCTCTGGTGGTGCTATTTGCGGCATGCACTATCTCGCCGATGCGTCCATCAGCAACTACACCGGTTCTTATCGACTTTCCTACCTCATTGGCTCTGTCGTGATTGCGTTGCTTGCCAGTACGACCGCCTTGgcgctcttcttcgtcttcgaaAACACTTGGAGCAATGCGTGGTGGAAGAGATTGGGTTGTGCCATGGTTCTTGCGGGAGCTGTGTCTGGTATGCATTGGTGTGCTGCTGTTGGTACGAGTTATACGTTGAAGGATACGACTAGCAAAGGAGTCTCGCGCCAGGATGCCATGATTATCGTCATCTGTTTG GCCATCGCTGCTGGTATTGTCATGACGGGTTTGGCCGTCTATGCAGGTTGGGTTAGACGAGACTACGCCAGCAAGTCTCAGCAAGTCGTCCTGGCGGCCGGTGTCTTTGATGAAAGGGGTCGAATCATGGTCAGTCAAGACGGTTACCTACCTAGTGAGGTAGTCACAGACACATATCTTCCAAAG TCCAACGACGACGtcttcaacaccagccaTCCTCTATTCCACTGGATGTTCCGTGCCTCCCGCAACTGGGACACCATCTCCAAAGTCATGAACAAAATGGCCAGCCACATTGCCTTTCTCGCCCAAGAACGCAATACCGGAAGAGCGGGCGTACGACTCATTGGCGAAGACGGGGTTCTCGTAGATGACTACGACACCATTCTACGTGAGCTATTCTGCGTTACTGCCGACGCACTCgccgccaagaccaaagagaCCCTCAATGGCGTTGGAACCCTGTGGGACGAAATCTTTGTCACCGGCGACTCCTCAAAGAATCCCGGCTCTCGCCGCAAGGGCATGAGCAGCGACAAGCTCAGCTTGAACAGTCTAGCAGAAAAGGGTTTCCAGCTCAACGGTCAAGAATACGGCCGAGGTTGCCTCATGTTCCTCGTCCGTAAACTGGACAACAAGAGAGAagtcgagaagctcgaggCGGCTGGATACCGATTCGCCGAAGTCCATCAGGTCGTGAGCTCTATTCGATCCAGCATGCATATCAAGACCCCAGATCTGGAGGCTCGGCTACGCATCATGTCCAACCGAAAAGATACGACTAGCATGCTGACCCCTGGCCTTCACGTCGGAATGTTCGCTGTTCGCGCTTGCGTGGACCGAAGAGGATTCGACGTCCTTGCCCAAAAGACTGCCAAGAACTTGCTCCCGTCTGTTCCCCTGCCGTTAACTCATATTGAGCCCAGTCATGCTGGTTTCCTAAACTCCATGCGCGGCATGACTCTGGCGACTATTCTGCtcaagctggagaagcatcAGCATACTTCTCCTCAGGAGAAGCTCTTTGTGACGGCTCTTCGAGACGCAATCTCCAAGCTACGAGATTTCCTCGGCGATGAAGCCTTTGACGAAGCAACTCTGTTGCCCAAGGAAGTTCAACTTCCATGTGCAGCTGCTGCTACAGGCAAATCCATTTCAAAATGTACTCTCATTGCATTCCAGCTTGTGCTACCTATTCACTCGACTGTTCTCTCAGCTCAGTGCGAGTTTACGCCcctcaacttcttcaagaTGCGCCAGCTCACGTACGAGGGCTCATCCCACCATGTTGAGTTCTCCCACATGGTACACCGGGACATGTCGTCGGCAGTGCACGAAATATCATCAAGACGGTTTAGTACCACCCCGCAAGTGGGCAGCAAATACTTCTCCCGAGCAGTAGACAAGGTCAGGGACAACATTGGCCACCGGAGACATGGAACTGCTTCCTCGTTGTCTCCTACCAAGAGCCAGGAGCAGCTGTCCAAGGTGGCCTCGCACCCAAGCTCAATATTCAATGGAGACGACGGTAGCTTCGATGACTCCCGGAAGCTGTCATCGGCAAGCTACAGCACTAAGAACAAGGAGGAAGGTCAAGGCAAGCAGTTCCacgtctttggcggcatcatggtATCACAAGAAGTATCCATAAATGTCCAAGAG ACACAAAATGGAGACGGCGACTCCAATCCCCCTGAACAGCAAGGCTCAGAGCTGAAAACCCTCCGCTCTCGAGCCGACACCCAAAATAAAATAGAAAACTACTACACTGCCACAGCTACCGGCGAAAACAAATTAGACGGACAAGGGAAGCAGGAAGAATCCGCCTTTGTAGACGAGCTGCTCGCTCTGAGTATGCAAGCAGACAAGCGGGCGACCGTGTAA
- a CDS encoding hydrogenase maturation factor hoxX (similar to Verticillium alfalfae VaMs.102 XP_003001529.1) gives MKILFFCTAHNSLSQRLFLVLSRKHSVTVEYALSPERMIEAANLAKPHLIICPFLTSLVPQQIYDAYLTLIVHPGPPGDAGPSALDWLLMGDDGTDADSERLLSENRFNPVGRSHWGVTVLQAIGKFDAGPVWAFDQFHVNINDTSVTKSSLYRGPVTQAAIAATVAAIERIEAAASLVRPPSGAPISPPATPKPEDPEADPIGHISPSLSADAAFAELSVSISEPFLGGPTHHRPLLKAAHRNFDVRKHTASTISRRIRSADSQPGCLSDLFGPKLYLYGGMIESSSSPSSSIRGYTLPGSVIHVRDEAVCVATCDNKGIWITHIRQVKTKTDPALWPKVPAASGLEQLGISLVQGSSFYIPAVPQTPSEHWGKSSHSTFQEIWVDFVTEGERRLAYLYFDFYNGAMSTGQCRRLVQCLEYISFKATDPTEHLPLTAVVLMGGNSYFSNGIHLNVIEAAGDPALESWYNINAINDVVEKLLLDLPVRGVTTIAAIRGNCAAGGVALAAACDVVLAGQHVVLNPAYRALGLYGSEFHSISYPGRCGAERAKSALRSMTPLSADDALSMGLVDHVLRVSADLLDGAVRDTVQSLFSFAENVEGVPSPKFGAWKQNADTSPAGLALARATELGQMSMDFWSARSERYHSRRRDFVRKAKPSSTPLRFATHRRQKGMTDEEEQDMFDSVEWFVEKAAHKLKQDMSERMIRVINDFSMGNDDRTRLASPMSGTDVNIAKSTPIFGCYYNP, from the coding sequence atgaagattctcttcttctgcacGGCTCACAATTCGCTGTCGCAGCGGCTCTTCCTCGTTCTGTCTCGGAAGCACTCAGTCACTGTTGAATATGCCTTGTCCCCTGAGAGAATGATCGAAgcggccaacttggccaagccACATCTTATCATATGCCCATTTCTCACATCTCTGGTACCACAACAGATATACGATGCCTATCTCACGCTCATTGTTCACCCTGGGCCACCCGGAGATGCAGGTCCCAGTGCTCTTGACTGGCTGCTGATGGGAGATGATGGGACGGATGCTGACAGCGAGAGGTTGCTGAGTGAGAATCGCTTCAATCCAGTGGGAAGAAGTCACTGGGGTGTTACTGTTCTCCAGGCGATTGGGAAGTTTGATGCCGGCCCCGTGTGGGCCTTTGACCAGTTCCACGTCAATATCAACGACACCAGCGTGACAAAGTCGAGTCTGTATAGAGGTCCAGTCACACAGGCCGCTATTGCAGCGActgttgctgccattgagAGAATCGAAGCAGCTGCTTCCTTGGTACGTCCGCCGTCTGGGGCTCCTATATCGCCTCCTGCAACTCCGAAGCCTGAGGACCCTGAGGCGGATCCAATAGGACACATCTCTCCAAGTCTCTCTGCAGACGCGGCATTTGCAGAACTATCGGTGTCCATATCGGAGCCTTTCCTGGGCGGCCCGACGCATCACAGACCACTACTCAAAGCTGCGCATAGAAACTTTGATGTCAGAAAGCACACCGCGTCCACCATATCGCGAAGAATTCGCAGCGCTGACTCACAGCCTGGGTGTTTGAGTGACCTGTTTGGTCCCAAGCTATACCTCTATGGTGGTATGATTGAGAGCTCGAGctcaccatcttcttccatcaGGGGATATACCCTGCCAGGCAGTGTCATCCATGTCCGCGATGAGGCAGTCTGCGTTGCCACTTGCGATAACAAAGGCATCTGGATCACACACATCCGACaagtcaagaccaagactgATCCAGCGCTGTGGCCCAAGGTTCCGGCTGCGTCTGGCCTCGAACAACTTGGCATCTCTCTCGTCCAGGGAAGTTCTTTTTATATTCCAGCTGTCCCTCAGACCCCTTCGGAACACTGGGGAAAGTCCAGTCACAGCACGTTTCAAGAGATTTGGGTAGATTTTGTAACCGAAGGCGAGAGACGACTGGCCTATTTATACTTTGACTTTTATAACGGTGCCATGAGCACAGGGCAGTGTAGACGATTGGTGCAATGCCTCGAATACATCTCGTTCAAGGCCACCGATCCAACTGAGCATCTACCTCTGACTGCCGTGGTTCTCATGGGCGGCAATTCCTACTTCAGCAATGGTATCCATCTGAATGTCATTGAGGCCGCAGGTGATCCAGCTCTAGAATCATGGTacaacatcaatgccatcaacgatgttgttgagaagcTCCTCCTGGACCTGCCTGTCCGCGGCGTGACCACAATCGCAGCTATTAGAGGAAACTGTGCCGCCGGTGGCGTCGCCCTCGCAGCAGCGTGCGATGTTGTATTGGCCGGTCAGCATGTCGTATTGAACCCAGCATACAGAGCGCTGGGATTATACGGATCGGAGTTTCACAGCATCAGCTATCCTGGACGCTGCGGCGCCGAAAGAGCCAAATCTGCATTGCGCTCCATGACGCCACTGAGCGCAGATGATGCCCTGAGCATGGGTCTTGTCGACCATGTATTACGTGTGTCCGCCGACCTCCTTGACGGTGCTGTACGAGATACTGTCCAGAGCCTCTTCTCCTTCGCTGAGAATGTCGAGGGGGTGCCATCGCCGAAGTTCGGTGCTTGGAAGCAAAACGCAGATACATCGCCAGCGGGCCTGGCCCTCGCTCGTGCCACTGAACTGGGCCAGATGTCAATGGACTTTTGGAGCGCTCGTTCCGAGAGATACCACTCTCGGAGGAGAGACTTTGTGAGAAAGGCGAAGCCGTCGTCTACGCCGTTGCGGTTTGCAACCCACAGGCGGCAGAAGGGCATGACGGATGAGGAAGAGCAGGATATGTTTGATTCTGTGGAATGGTTTGTAGAGAAGGCGGCGCACAAACTGAAGCAAGATATGTCTGAGAGAATGATTCGAGTGATTAACGACTTTTCAATGGGTAATGATGATAGGACTCGACTGGCTAGTCCGATGAGCGGAACTGATGTGAACATCGCAAAGAGCACGCCAATCTTTGGCTGCTATTATAATCCTTGA